A genomic region of Balaenoptera ricei isolate mBalRic1 chromosome 21, mBalRic1.hap2, whole genome shotgun sequence contains the following coding sequences:
- the TRMT9B gene encoding probable tRNA methyltransferase 9B isoform X2, protein MARVLVPGGQLMIYVWAMEQKNRHFEKQDVLVPWNKALCSQPLSESSQPGRKKQCGHPERSHPYHPPCSVCRCSVCFKGRWDSRRSHSVDCDSALAGTCCANISKEGEEENGFYNTLGKSFRSWFSSRSLDESTLRKQIEKMRPLKNTESWANSTISTQPSRHSSFDLDHPEPFSTGEQNLDEEVFVETSQKHLEWLRAPATHKHLNGDHPRGVRRNGDGNFLGSTNTKENCMDAGNLEEGTPSASKIWRRISAADSKDSNPGDTISVEEQQSDILDSGAFMRYYHVFREGELYGLLKESVSELHILSSGNDHGNWCIIAEKKESCD, encoded by the coding sequence ATGGCCAGGGTCTTAGTTCCTGGAGGCCAGCTGATGATTTATGTTTGGGCCATGGAACAAAAGAACCGGCACTTTGAGAAGCAAGACGTGCTTGTTCCATGGAACAAAGCCTTGTGCTCCCAGCCCCTCTCGGAATCCAGCCAGCCTGGGAGAAAGAAGCAGTGTGGGCATCCAGAAAGAAGCcatccctaccaccctccctgcTCTGTGTGCCGCTGTTCCGTTTGTTTCAAGGGGCGCTGGGATTCGAGGCGGTCCCATAGCGTGGATTGTGACTCTGCTCTGGCTGGCACCTGCTGTGCAAATATTTCCAAGGAAGGCGAGGAAGAAAATGGATTCTATAACACGCTGGGGAAGTCTTTTCGTTCCTGGTTTTCCTCTAGATCTTTGGATGAATCAACTCTGAGGAAGCAAATTGAAAAAATGAGACCCTTGAAAAACACAGAAAGTTGGGCCAATAGCACGATATCCACCCAGCCTTCAAGACACTCAAGTTTCGACTTAGATCATCCAGAGCCATTTTCAACAGGAGAGCAAAATTTAGATGAGGAAGTGTTTGTGGAGACTTCTCAAAAACACCTGGAATGGCTGAGAGCGCCCGCCACACACAAACACCTAAATGGAGACCATCCAAGAGGCGTGAGGAGAAATGGAGATGGGAATTTTCTGGGTAGCACCAATACCAAGGAGAATTGTATGGATGCAGGTAACTTAGAAGAGGGTACCCCTTCTGCTAGTAAAATATGGAGGAGGATTTCTGCAGCTGATTCCAAAGATTCTAACCCAGGTGACACCATTTCTGTCGAAGAACAACAGTCCGACATTTTGGATTCTGGTGCCTTTATGCGCTATTACCACGTGTTTCGAGAAGGCGAGCTCTATGGCCTGCTGAAGGAGAGTGTGTCGGAGCTCCATATTCTGAGCTCTGGGAATGATCATGGCAACTGGTGTATCAttgcagagaagaaggaaagttGTGATTGA
- the TRMT9B gene encoding probable tRNA methyltransferase 9B isoform X3: MVCDNLNLPFRDQGFDAIISIGVIHHFSTKQRRIRAIKEMARVLVPGGQLMIYVWAMEQKNRHFEKQDVLVPWNKALCSQPLSESSQPGRKKQCGHPERSHPYHPPCSVCRCSVCFKGRWDSRRSHSVDCDSALAGTCCANISKEGEEENGFYNTLGKSFRSWFSSRSLDESTLRKQIEKMRPLKNTESWANSTISTQPSRHSSFDLDHPEPFSTGEQNLDEEVFVETSQKHLEWLRAPATHKHLNGDHPRGVRRNGDGNFLGSTNTKENCMDAGNLEEGTPSASKIWRRISAADSKDSNPGDTISVEEQQSDILDSGAFMRYYHVFREGELYGLLKESVSELHILSSGNDHGNWCIIAEKKESCD, encoded by the exons ATGGTATGTGACAACCTTAATCTCCCCTTTAGGGATCAGGGCTTCGACGCCATCATCTCCATAGGAG tcaTACATCATTTTTCTACAAAACAAAGAAGAATCAGAGCAATAAAGGAAATGGCCAGGGTCTTAGTTCCTGGAGGCCAGCTGATGATTTATGTTTGGGCCATGGAACAAAAGAACCGGCACTTTGAGAAGCAAGACGTGCTTGTTCCATGGAACAAAGCCTTGTGCTCCCAGCCCCTCTCGGAATCCAGCCAGCCTGGGAGAAAGAAGCAGTGTGGGCATCCAGAAAGAAGCcatccctaccaccctccctgcTCTGTGTGCCGCTGTTCCGTTTGTTTCAAGGGGCGCTGGGATTCGAGGCGGTCCCATAGCGTGGATTGTGACTCTGCTCTGGCTGGCACCTGCTGTGCAAATATTTCCAAGGAAGGCGAGGAAGAAAATGGATTCTATAACACGCTGGGGAAGTCTTTTCGTTCCTGGTTTTCCTCTAGATCTTTGGATGAATCAACTCTGAGGAAGCAAATTGAAAAAATGAGACCCTTGAAAAACACAGAAAGTTGGGCCAATAGCACGATATCCACCCAGCCTTCAAGACACTCAAGTTTCGACTTAGATCATCCAGAGCCATTTTCAACAGGAGAGCAAAATTTAGATGAGGAAGTGTTTGTGGAGACTTCTCAAAAACACCTGGAATGGCTGAGAGCGCCCGCCACACACAAACACCTAAATGGAGACCATCCAAGAGGCGTGAGGAGAAATGGAGATGGGAATTTTCTGGGTAGCACCAATACCAAGGAGAATTGTATGGATGCAGGTAACTTAGAAGAGGGTACCCCTTCTGCTAGTAAAATATGGAGGAGGATTTCTGCAGCTGATTCCAAAGATTCTAACCCAGGTGACACCATTTCTGTCGAAGAACAACAGTCCGACATTTTGGATTCTGGTGCCTTTATGCGCTATTACCACGTGTTTCGAGAAGGCGAGCTCTATGGCCTGCTGAAGGAGAGTGTGTCGGAGCTCCATATTCTGAGCTCTGGGAATGATCATGGCAACTGGTGTATCAttgcagagaagaaggaaagttGTGATTGA